The DNA segment CGTTCAACGAGGAGGTGTTCATGCGCCCTGGCGCGCAACTGACCAACGCGGTGGTCGCGGTCGACAACGCGGGGGTGGACGGCTCGGTCAACGCGCTGGCGGCTTTGGTGAGTTCGACGTCGAACCGCCTGCGGCGACTGCAAACCGGCTTCGCCCGCAACTACGCGTTGTCGATGCTGGTCGGCGCGGCCCTGGTGGTCGCGGCGCTGTTGGCGGTGAACCTGTGGTGAACTTCAACGTGCCGTGGCTGAGCGTGCTGTGGCTGGTGCCGCTGGCGGGGTCGGTGCTGATCATCCTGCTGCGCCCTCGGTGGCGCCAGCTCGCCAAGTGGACGGGCCTGGCGGTCAGCGTCTTGACGTTGGCGGTGTCGATCGTCATCGCGACCGGCTTCCAACCCGGCGGAGAGCGCTACCAATTCGTCGAAAAGCACTCGTGGATACCGGCTTTCGGCGCCGGCTACACCCTGGGGGTGGACGGCATCGCGATGGTGCTGGTGCTGCTGACCACGGTCCTGGTTCCGCTGCTGCTGGTGGCCGGCTGGAACGACGGAGGTGGCGAACGCACCCGGGGGGTACACGCCTACGTCGCGCTGACGCTGGCCATCGAGTCGATGGTGCTGGTCTCGGTGATCGCGTTGGATGTGTTGCTGTTCTACGTGTTCTTCGAGGCCATGCTCATCCCGATGTACTTCCTCATCGGCGGCTTCGGCCAGGGTCCCGGGCGGTCGCGCGCCGCGGTGAAGTTCTTGCTGTACAACCTGTTCGGCGGGCTGATCATGCTGGCGGCGGTGATCGGGTTGTATGTGGTCACCGCACGGCACGGTGCCGGCACCTTCGACTTCCGCGACATCGTGGCCGGCGTGCAGGCGGGCCGCTACGGCACCGACCCGACGGTGTTCAAGGCGCTGTTCGGTGGGTTCATGTTCGCGTTCGCCGTCAAGGCCCCGCTGTGGCCGTTTCACCGTTGGTTGCCGGACGCCGCGGTCGAATCCACGCCCGCGACCGCGGTGTTGATGATGGCGGTCATGGACAAGGTCGGCACCTTCGGCATGCTGCGCTACTGCCTGCAGCTATTTCCTGACGCCTCAACGTATTTCCGTCCGCTGGTCGTCACGTTGGCCATCATCGGAGTGGTCTACGGCGCGATCGTGGCCATCGGTCAAACCGACATGATGCGCCTGATCGCCTACACCTCGATCTCGCACTTCGGGTTCATCATCGCGGGCATCTTCGTCATGACCACGCCGGGGCAGAGCGGGTCGACGCTCTACATGCTCAACCATGGGCTGTCGACGGCGGCGGTGTTCCTGATCGCCGGCTTCCTGATCGCCCGGCGCGGCAGCCGGGCGATCGCCGACTACGGCGGCGTGCAGAAGGTGGCCCCGGTGCTGGCCGGTACCTTCATGGTGGCGGCCATGGCCACCCTGTCGCTGCCCGGCCTGGCGCCGTTTATCAGCGAATTCCTGGTTCTGCTAGGCACTTTCAACCGCTACTGGCTGGCGGCGGCCTTCGGTGTGAGCGCGCTGGTGCTCTCGGCGATCTACATGCTGTGGCTCTACCAGCGCGTGATGACCGGGCCGGTGGCCAAAGGCAACGAACGCATCGGTGACCTGGTGGGTCGCGAGATGGTCGTGGTGGCACCGCTGATCGCGCTGCTGCTCGTGCTGGGCCTCTACCCCAAACCGGTGCTCGACCTGATCAACCCGGCCGTCGAGCACACGATGACCACCATCGGCCAGCACGATCCCGCGCCCCGCGTGCCCTTGGGTGCGGGCGCACCCCGGACAGCCGAAGGACCGCGCCCATGATCCTGCCCACCCCCAGCGTGGAGTATTTCCTGCTGTGCCCGATGCTCATCGTCTTCGCGGTCGCGGTGCTCGGCGTCGTGTTGGAGGCGTTCCTGCCGCGCCGGTGGCGATACGGCGCCCAGGTGACCCTCGCCCTCGGCGGATCGGTGGCCGCTTTCATCGCGGTCGTCGTGGTGGCCACGTCGATTCCGGCGTCCGGTCGCCGCGCGGTGCTCGGATCGATAGCCGTGGACCGGCCGACGTTGTTCCTGCAAGGCACCCTGTTGCTGGTGGCCGTGATGGCGGTCGTCTTCATGGCCGAGCGCAGCGCCCGCGGCCGGGTTGGCGCCTTGAGCACGGTCGGCGCCGGGCACGGGCTGGATGCCTTCACCCCCCAGGCCTCGGCGGTCCCCGGCAGCGAGGCCGAGCGCGAGGCCGAACGGGCCGGTGCATCCCAGACCGAACTCTTCCCGCTCGCCATGCTCGCCGTCGGCGGCATGATGGTGTTCCCCGCCTCCAACGACCTGCTGACGATGTTCGTCGCGCTGGAGGTGTTGTCGCTGCCGCTGTATTTGATGTGCGGGCTGGCCCGGCACCGCCGCCTGCTGTCGCAGGAATCGGCGATGAAGTACTTTCTGCTGGGCGCGTTCTCGTCGGCGTTTTTCCTCTACGGTGTGGCGTTGCTGTACGGCGCCACCGGCACCCTGACCCTGAGCGGCATCCGGGATTCGCTGTCGGCCCACGGCGACACCTCGCTGGCGTTGGTCGGGGTGGCGCTGCTGTCGGTGGGCCTGCTGTTCAAGGTCGGGGCGGTCCCGTTTCACTCCTGGATTCCCGACGTCTACCAGGGCGCACCCACGCCGATCACCGGGTTCATGGCCGCGGCCACCAAGGTGGCGGCGTTCGGTGCGCTGCTGCGCGTGGTCGACGTGGCGCTGCCGCCGCTGCACGATCGGTGGCGGCCGGTGCTGTGGGCGATCGCGATCCTGACCATGGCGGTGGGCACCATCACCGCGGTGAACCAGACCGACGTCAAACGGATGCTGGCCTACTCGTCGGTGGCGCACGTTGGCTTCATCCTCACCGGTGTGATCGCCGACAACCCCGCGGGCCTGTCGGCGACGTTGTTTTATCTGGTCGCCTACAGCTTTTCCACGGTGGGCGCCTTCGCCATCGTGGGTCTGATCCGCAACCCCGACGGGGTCGAGGACGCCGACCTGTCCCACTGGGCCGGGCTAGGTCAGCGCTCACCCATCGTGGGCGTCATGCTGTCGATGTTTCTCCTGGCCTTCGCCGGCATCCCGCTCACGAGTGGATTCATCAGCAAATTCGCGGTGTTCAACGCCGCCGCGTCGGGCGGCGCGGTGCCGCTGGTCGTCATCGGTGTGATCGCGAGCGGGGTGGCCGCCTATTTCTACGTCCGGGTGATCGTGTTGATGTTCTTCACCGAGGGCTCCGCCGACACCCCGCAGGTGATGGCACCCGGTGTGCTCAGCAAGGCCGCCATCGCGGTGTGCGCCGCCGTCACCGTTGTGCTGGGCATCGTTCCACAGCCGGTGCTCGATCTGGCCGAGCGCGCCGCGCAACTGGTGCACTGACTCGATTGCTCCGCTTCGCTAAGGCTAAGTGGTCAGGCTCGTAAGTTCGTCGGGGTCGGAACCAGGGTGGCCCCGCGTGTCGCGGCTTTTGGCGAGCCGGTGGGCAAGGTGGACGTTCCCTGTTGCCTCGCCCGCCTCACGCGTTCCGGTGCGGCAGGCATATGCGATGTGCCCGCCTACGAGCGGCAACCGTGGCTGTCGCTTGGAGGCGGGCACTTTGTATGCCGGCGGTACCGGGTACACGTGGGGCAGATGAGGAAGGTGCGACGCCTGGAGCGGCCTGTCAGAACGCCGAGACCCCCAACGAACTTACGAGCGAGACCACTAAGCTGCGGCTAAGCTACGGCTGGCCGAAGAACCCCGACTGTTCGTCGCCCTTGTTAAAGCCGCCCGAGCTATTTGTGCCCGAGTTTGCGATGCCTGTGTTCAGGTTGCCCGAATTTCCAAAGCCGATGTTCTGGATGCCCGTGTTTCCGAAACCGACGGTGCCCGAACCCACGTTATTAATACCGACGTTGAAACCGGCGACACTGGTGTTATTGATACCCACTTGAACGTCGCCCGTATTTCCGAAGCCTGCGGACGAATTTCCCGAGTTAAAGAAGCCCGAGGTATTGGTGCCGTTGTTGCCGAAGCCCGAGCTTGCTACAGATTGGTCGACCGAGCTGCCAAAACCCGTGTTGAAGTTCCCGGAGCTGAAGGCGCCCGTGTTGATCAATCCCGAGTTGCCCCAGCCCGTGTTGACCACACCTGAGTTCCCGAAGCCCATGTTTACGGAGCCGGCGTTCCCGACACCGAAGTTCTCCGTGCCCGCATTCCCGAAGCCGACGTTGTACAAGCCCGTATTCCCGAACCCCACGTTGTAGGAACCCATGTTTCCGGAGCCCATGTTGTGAGTCCCGGCGTTTCCCGAGCCCGTGTTGTGGTTGCCCGCGTTCCAGAAGCCGGTGTTGACGCCGCCCCCGTTCGAGAAGCCAAAGTTGCCGTCGCCCGAGTTAAAAAAGCCCACATTGTTGTTGCCGGAATTGAAGAAGCCAAAGTTATTGTTGCCTGAGTTCCCGAACCCGATATTCCCGATGCCTGTGTTCAGCGCGCCGATGCCGACCTGGTTGTCGCCGGTGAGCCCGAAGCCCACGTTGTTATTGCCCAGGTTCCCGAAGCCAACGTTCCCCTGGCCGCGGTTGCCGAAACCCACGTTGTCTGAGCCATGGTTTCCGCTGCCCAAGTTGAAGGAGCCGAGGTTCCCGCTGCCGAAGTTAAAGCTACCGATATTACCGCTGCCTAGGTTTCCGTTCCCGGCATTGCCATTGCCGATGTTTCCGTTGCCCAAGTTCCCACTGCCCAGGTTGATCCTGCCCGAGTTTCCGCTGCCCAGGTTTGTACTGCCGCTGTTACCGTTACCGAAATTAGTGTTACCGACGTTTCCACTGCCCAGGTTGGCATTGCCGATGTTTCCGTTGCCCAAGTTTGCGTTGCCATTGTTTCCACTGCCCAAGTTGGTGTCGCCGGTATTTCCACTGCCCAGGTTGTTATTGCCGGTGTTCCCGATGCCCAGGTTCCCCACGCCGGTATTGCCTAGGACCGAAGCGACCTGACCCAACCCCGGCAACCCCTGCAGCAACTGCTGCCAGGACGGCAACGCCGCCGCCGCCGCCGACGCCCCACCGTGATAGCCCACCATCGCGGCCACATCGGCGGCCCACATCTGCTCATACAGCGCCTCAGCGGCCGCAATCGCCGGCGCGTTCTGCCCAAACAGATTCGTCAACACCAACCGCACCAACGCATTCCGATTGGCCGCCACCACCACCGGCGGAACCGTCGCCGCCCGCGCGGCCTCAAACGCAGCCGCCACCGCCTTGGCCTGCGCCGCCGCCCCCGCTGCCCGCGCCGCCGCCGCGCTCAACCACCCCGCATACGGCGCCGCCGCCGCCGCCATCGCCGCCGCCGCCGGCCCCTGCCACGCCTGACCGGCCAACCCCGAGGTCACCGACGCAAACGACGACGCCGCCAACCCCAACTCATCAGCCAACCCACCCCAGGCCGCCGCCGCCGTCAACATCGGCGCCGACCCCGCACCGGTAAACATCCGCAACGAATTAACCTCCGGCGGCAACACCGAGTAATTCACGAGCGCAAATCCTTTCACTGAGACCACCACAGGCCCACCCGCACCAAGACCCGCTCGCGTACCTTGACTCAGGAAATCGGCCTCATCACGCGACCTGCCCCGCAAACGTTAATTGACTCCCCGCCGAAGATCCGCGGTTCCGCAAAACCCGCTGCACCATCTGCAACAACGACAACCCGGCGGCGACCGCTCACCGATGCGACGGAGCACCCCCCAAGCGAGGGCGAAACTAGGGCCGGCCGAAGAAGCCCGCCTGGTTATCGCCCTGGTTGAAGCCACCCGAGCTATTGTCGCCGGAGTTCGAGAATCCGGAGTTGAAATCGCCCGTATGCCCGACGCCGGACCCAAACGTGCCCGAGTTATTAATGCCCGTCATGAACGAGCCGGTGTTGCCGAAGCCCGTATTGATGAAGCCCGTGTTATTGAAGCCCACGAGCCCGATGCCCATATTCCGGAAGCCCGAGGTCACGTCGCCAATCGTGTCGACGTTCTGGAAACCAGAGACACCGCCAAAAACACCCCCATTGGTGTTATAGAAGCCCGAGACGTTGGTGCCGGTGTTGCCGAAGCCCGACACCGTACCGGGCTGGTCGACCGCGCTGCCAATGCCGGTGTTCACATCCCCCGCATTGAACAGGCCGGTGTTGAGATCACCAGAGTTCCCGAAGCCGGTGTTCAGGCTGCCGGAGTTGAACGAGCCGGTGTTTCCGCCGAACCCGACGGCCGCGCCACCGGCGTTGAAATCACCGGTGTTGCTGTTGCCCGCGTTCCCGGAACCCATGTTGTTACTACCGGCGTTGCCGATACCCACGTTCTCGAAGCCGCCGTTGCTGAACCCGAAGTTCTGGTTGCCGCCGTTGCCGAAGCCGGTGTTGATCGAGCCGCCGTTCCAGAAGCCGGTGTTGACGTTCCCCGCGTTGCCGAAGCCGGTGTTGCCATCGCCGGAGTTGAAGAAACCCACATTCCCGTTACCGGAATTGAAGAACCCAATATTATTGTTCCCCGAGTTCCCGAAACCCATATTCCCGACACCCGAGTTCAACGCGCCAATCCCCACCAGATTATCCCCGGTGAGCCCAATACCGATATTGTTGTTACCGTTGTTGCCCAGACCGAAATTATTGTTACCCAGATTCCCAAACCCGACATTGGAAAACCCGTTGTTCCCGCTGCCCAGGTTGAACGAACCGAAGTTACCATTGCCGAAGTTGGTGCCGCCGACGTTGCCGCTGCCCCGGTTCCCATCACCGTCGAAGTTTCCAAAACCAAAGTTCCCGTTGCCTACGAAGTTCCCGCCGCCGAGGTTGAGATTACCGAAATTCCCCCAGCCGAGGTTGGTGTTACCGATGTTTCCGGAGCCCAGGTTGGCAAAACCGAAGTTCCCACCGCCGAGGTTCAGGTTGCCGATATTGCCCCCACCCAGATTCAGATTGCCGAAGTTACCGCTGCCCAGGTTCAACACCCCGGTGTTGCCCCCACCCAGGTTCCAGCTGCCGATGTTGCCCAGCCCGGTGTTGAGGGCCGGCGGGGTGAACTGGGCCACCGCGGCCACCGGCCCCGCGGCCACCACCTGACCCAACCCCGGCAACCCCTGCAGCAACTGCTGCCAGGACGGCAACGCCGCCGCCGCCGCCGACGCCCCACCGTGATAGCCCACCATCGCGGCCACATCGGCGGCCCACATCTGCTCATACAGCGCCTCAGCGGCCGCAATCGCCGGCGCGTTCTGCCCAAACAGATTCGTCAACACCAACTGCACCAACGCATTCCGATTGGCCGCCACCACCACCGGCGGAACCGTCGCCGCCCGCGCGGCCTCAAACGCGGCCGCCACCGCCTTGGCCTGCGCCGCCGCCCCCGCCGCCCGCGCCGCCGCCGCGCTCAACCACCCCGCATACGGCGCCGCCGCCGCCGCCATCGCCGCCGCCGCCGGCCCCTGCCACGCCTGACCGGCCAACCCCGAGGTCACCGACGCAAACGACGACGCCGCCAACCCCAACTCATCAGCCAACCCACCCCAGGCCGCCGCCGCCGTCAACATCGGCGCCGACCCCGCACCGGTAAACATCCGCAACGAATTAACCTCCGGCGGCAACACCGAAAAGTTCATCAGGCCATCCCCTTTCCGTAGGTAGTCACCAAACGTCCCTCCCCGGGCCGCAGCTCCCGCCCTACAGCCGGTCGCACATCATTCCACCCGTGCGCACAAACATTAGGCAAATCGTCGCGCGAACATCCGTATTTTTGGTCGAATCTTTGTGCATTTTGCCCAATCGACGCGCGCCGCGTTGAGCCCGTCCCGGACCCAGCCATCAGTCGCCGTGGCCCGTGTGGTCGAGGCCGGCCTGGGACCTGTGTCACAAGCCCGGCGGCGTCGGCACCCCGGCAGGATAGGGCTCAGCTTCCGGTGTTGGGCCGTTTCGTCGCGATGTGGAAAGCCTCAGCGGCAGAACGGATCTCGGCCAACCTCTCGGGATTCGACAACAGCGCGGTCATCGCGAACTCGACGATCTCGGCCGGGCTCACCGCAAATTCGGGCAGTGCCAGCGCGTCGAACAGCGCCTGCACCAACCTGGCGGCCGAAAGCGGATTCATCGCGCGGAGATCGCCCTCGTCCTGCCCGGTCTGGATCAAGCCGACGAGCGCGCGCTCCAACTCGGCCGGGGCCAGCACAGGGTAGAACTGACCACAATCGACGGGGGTGCCCAGCCCATCGGGCACTGAACACGCGAGCGTAAACCTGCACCGGGTAGGGTCGGGTTCGTGAGCCCTCATGCGACTGCTGCGCTCACGGCACTCCACCCTGGGCTCACCATCTGCCACCGGTGGCCAACACCCCAGCACGCGGGATCGTTTAGGGCTGGCCGAAGAAGCCCGCCTGGAAATCGCCCTGGTTGAAGCCACCCGAGTCGTTGTCGCCGGAGTTCGAGAATCCGGAGTTGAAGTTACCCGAGTGCCCGATGCCGGAATTAAACGTGCCCGAGTTATTCATGCCGGTACTGAACGAGCCGGTGTTGCCGAAGCCCGTGTTGAAGCTGCCCGTGTTGTTGAAGCCGACGAGCCCGACACCCATGTTCTGGAAGCCCGAGGTCACGGCGCCAATCGTGTCGACATTCTGGAAACCAGAGACACCGCCAAAAACACCCCCATTGGTGTTATAGAAGCCCGAGACGTTGGTGCCGGTGTTGCCGAAGCCCGACACCGTACCGGGCTGGTCGACCGCGCTGCCAATGCCGGTGTTCACATCCCCCGCATTGAACAGGCCGGTGTTGAGATCACCAGAGTTCCCGAAGCCGGTGTTCGTGTTGCCCGCGTTGAATGAGCCGGTGTTACCGCCCAAACCCAACACGCCACCGGCGTTGAAATCACCGGTGTTGCTGATGCCCGCGTTCCCGGAACCCATGTTGCTACTACCGGCGTTGCCGATACCCACGTTCTCGAAGCCGCCGTTGCTGAACCCGAAGTTCTGGTTGCCGCCGTTGCCGAAGCCGGTGTTGGACGAGCCGCCGTTCCAGAAGCCGGTGTTGACGTTCCCCGCGTTGCCGAAGCCGGTGTTGCCTTCTCCGGAGTTGAAGAAACCCACATTCCCGTTACCGGAATTGAAGAACCCAATATTATTGTTCCCCGAGTTCCCGAAACCCATATTCCCGACACCCGAGTTCAACGCGCCAATCCCCACCAGATTATCCCCGGTGAGCCCAATACCGATATTGTTGTTACCGTTGTTGCCCAGACCGAAATTATTGTTACCCAGATTCCCAAACCCGACATTGGAAAACCCGTTGTTCCCGCTGCCCAGGTTGAACGAACCGAAGTTACCGATACCGATGTTCGTGCTGCCGCGGTTGCCGCTGCCCAGATTTCCGCTGCCAACGGCGTTTCCGAAACCAAAGTTCCCGTTGCCTACGAAGTTCCCACCGCCGAAGTTCAGATTGCCGTTGTTGCCGCTGCCGAAGTTGGTGTTACCGATGTTCCCATTGCCCAGGTTGGCAAAACCGAAGTTCCCACCGCCGAGGTTCAGGTTGCCGATATTGCCCCCACCCAGATTCAGATTGCCGAAGTTACCGCTGCCCAGGTTCAACACCCCGGTGTTGCCCCCACCCAGGTTCCAGCTGCCGATGTTGCCCAGCCCGGTGTTGAGGGCCGGCGGGGTGAACTGGGCCACCGCGGCCACCGGCCCCGCGGCCACCACCTGACCCAACCCCGGCAACCCCTGCAGCAACTGCTGCCAGGACGGCAACGCCGCCGCCGCCGCCGACGCCCCACCGTGATAGCCCACCATCGCGGCCACATCGGCGGCCCACATCTGCTCATACAGCGCCTCAGCGGCCGCAATCGCCGGCGCGTTCTGCCCAAACAGATTCGTCAACACCAACCGCACCAACGCATTCCGATTGGCCGCCACCACCACCGGCGGAACCGTCGCCGCCCGCGCGGCCTCAAACGCGGCCGCCACCGCCTTGGCCTGCGCCGCCGCCCCCGCCGCCCGCGCCGCCGCCGCGCTCAACCACCCCGCATACGGCGCCGCCGCCGCCGCCATCGCCGCCGCCGCCGGCCCCTGCCACGCCTGACCGGCCAACCCCGAGGTCACCGACGCAAACGACGACGCCGCCAACCCCAACTCATCAGCCAACCCACCCCAGGCCGCCGCCGCCGTCAACATCGGCGCCGACCCCGCACCGGTAAACATCCGCAACGAATTAACCTCCGGCGGCAACACCGAAAAGTTCATCAGGCCATCCCCTTTCTTACATCACAAGCCCAACCGCAGGAAAAACTGTGGCATATCGTGACGCAAATCCCGGCGGTTTCCGTCAAATCTGTTGGCACTCCGGACAGATCGGCCTCGATACCGTTTACTTAAGATTACATCCTTGTTATTCTGCTGATGTGCCACCGCAACGCGCTCAACGATCAAGCGGCAGGTCGTCGTGGCCCCTTAAGTAAACGGTATTGAATTTTTTATGGCCTAGCCTCGATTTTTCATGCGGCCACCTCATGGAAATCGTGTGGACCGGGTTCGGGCCAGGTGGTGATGTCGATTGTGGCATGCGCGTGTGACAGGTCGCCGGCTGTCGCGCCGGTCGGCTAACCACCACCGGACCGGTGGCCAACCAGCGCCGCCGCCAGGTTGCGGTAGAAGGCCAGCATCCCGGGTTGTTCTTTCGGGCTGAGATGACCGCGCTGGGCAAAACGCGAGCCCGTCCCCAGCTGCACGGCCTCCAGCCCGAGCCGGTCTTCGTCGTTGATCATCGCGGTGAGCAACCGCGCCGTCTGGTCCCTGGCCGCCGGGTCGGCGGCCAGCTCGGGGGTGGTGAGCACGCCGCCGAGCACCTGCACCCGGTCGATGCTCTGCGGAATAAAGCCAAACCACACCACCCGCTCGCCGGCGGCCGCCAGCGCGCTGTTGGGAAACGTCCACAACACCGACAGGTTGGCCCGCTGAACCTCGTTGAGCGGCAACGACTTCGCTTCCGCGGGAAAGGCGAAGGGAACCCTGATGCGCAGCGCCCACGGTGAGTACTGCCGAACGTCCAGGTCGCCGCCGCCGGGCACCAACGGCTCCAGGGTCTGTCGATGGAGGCCGAGCACGTGGTAGTTCTCGTGGCCGTTTTCCGACGCCAGCTTCCAATTGGCCCGCCATTCCTGCGACCACGACTCGACCTGCACCATCTCTTCGAGCCGATAGCCGGCGAAATCCTCGTCGGCCAGATCGAGATGGGCCCCGATCGGCTCGGCGTCGCGATCGAGGTTGACCCACACCAATCCCTTCCAGGTTTCCACTGCAAGCTGAGGAAGCCGGCAATCCCTGGGGTTGAAGTCTTTGTTGCCGGCCATGTGGGGCGCCCCGCGCAACCGGCCGTCCAGCCCATATCGCCACAGGTGGTACTGGCAGGTCAACGCGTCGGTGCGCCCCGCACCGGTGTCCACCAGCGGCATCAGCCGGTGCCGACAGATCGGCGAGAGGGCACGCAGTTCGCCGTCGCCGCCCCGCACCACCATGACCAGCTCCCCCGCGATGGAAACCGCGACGTAGTCACCGGTTTCGGCGAGTTGGTCCACGTGGGCGACCAGCATCCAGGACCGGTTGAAAATCCGTTCCCGCTCCACTTCCCACAACTCCGATGAGCTGTAGGCGGCCGGCGGCAGGCTCAGCGCCGGTGGCGTGTCGGCGAGGTAACCCCGCATGTCGGTCAGAATGTCTCCGAGCTCGGCTCGGTTATCAGTTGATAACATGATGCCAGGTTATCATTCGATAACCACCTGTCAAGGGCGGGCGTGGGCGCACCGGTGGCCGGTGATCAGCCCAGGTATGGGCGGGTGGCCACCCCGTAGATCGCCAGCACCCCCAGCGGCGCCACCAGCGGCAACCACGGCAGCCGCCGGGGAAACAACGTCGCGACCAACCCGGCGGCGCGTTCTGGTCGGCGTTACGGTTTCAGCGCGGTGGGCGCCTTCGCCATCGTGGGTCTGATCCGCAAGCCCGACGGGGTCGAGGACGCCGACCTGTCCCACTGGGCCGGGCTGGGTCAGCGCTCACCCATCGTGGGCGTCATGCTGTCGATGTTTCTGCTGGCCTTCGCCGACATCCCGCTCACGAGTGGCTTCGTCAG comes from the Mycobacterium shinjukuense genome and includes:
- a CDS encoding aromatic ring-hydroxylating oxygenase subunit alpha, which codes for MLSTDNRAELGDILTDMRGYLADTPPALSLPPAAYSSSELWEVERERIFNRSWMLVAHVDQLAETGDYVAVSIAGELVMVVRGGDGELRALSPICRHRLMPLVDTGAGRTDALTCQYHLWRYGLDGRLRGAPHMAGNKDFNPRDCRLPQLAVETWKGLVWVNLDRDAEPIGAHLDLADEDFAGYRLEEMVQVESWSQEWRANWKLASENGHENYHVLGLHRQTLEPLVPGGGDLDVRQYSPWALRIRVPFAFPAEAKSLPLNEVQRANLSVLWTFPNSALAAAGERVVWFGFIPQSIDRVQVLGGVLTTPELAADPAARDQTARLLTAMINDEDRLGLEAVQLGTGSRFAQRGHLSPKEQPGMLAFYRNLAAALVGHRSGGG
- the nuoN gene encoding NADH-quinone oxidoreductase subunit NuoN → MILPTPSVEYFLLCPMLIVFAVAVLGVVLEAFLPRRWRYGAQVTLALGGSVAAFIAVVVVATSIPASGRRAVLGSIAVDRPTLFLQGTLLLVAVMAVVFMAERSARGRVGALSTVGAGHGLDAFTPQASAVPGSEAEREAERAGASQTELFPLAMLAVGGMMVFPASNDLLTMFVALEVLSLPLYLMCGLARHRRLLSQESAMKYFLLGAFSSAFFLYGVALLYGATGTLTLSGIRDSLSAHGDTSLALVGVALLSVGLLFKVGAVPFHSWIPDVYQGAPTPITGFMAAATKVAAFGALLRVVDVALPPLHDRWRPVLWAIAILTMAVGTITAVNQTDVKRMLAYSSVAHVGFILTGVIADNPAGLSATLFYLVAYSFSTVGAFAIVGLIRNPDGVEDADLSHWAGLGQRSPIVGVMLSMFLLAFAGIPLTSGFISKFAVFNAAASGGAVPLVVIGVIASGVAAYFYVRVIVLMFFTEGSADTPQVMAPGVLSKAAIAVCAAVTVVLGIVPQPVLDLAERAAQLVH
- a CDS encoding PPE family protein; this encodes MNYSVLPPEVNSLRMFTGAGSAPMLTAAAAWGGLADELGLAASSFASVTSGLAGQAWQGPAAAAMAAAAAPYAGWLSAAAARAAGAAAQAKAVAAAFEAARAATVPPVVVAANRNALVRLVLTNLFGQNAPAIAAAEALYEQMWAADVAAMVGYHGGASAAAAALPSWQQLLQGLPGLGQVASVLGNTGVGNLGIGNTGNNNLGSGNTGDTNLGSGNNGNANLGNGNIGNANLGSGNVGNTNFGNGNSGSTNLGSGNSGRINLGSGNLGNGNIGNGNAGNGNLGSGNIGSFNFGSGNLGSFNLGSGNHGSDNVGFGNRGQGNVGFGNLGNNNVGFGLTGDNQVGIGALNTGIGNIGFGNSGNNNFGFFNSGNNNVGFFNSGDGNFGFSNGGGVNTGFWNAGNHNTGSGNAGTHNMGSGNMGSYNVGFGNTGLYNVGFGNAGTENFGVGNAGSVNMGFGNSGVVNTGWGNSGLINTGAFSSGNFNTGFGSSVDQSVASSGFGNNGTNTSGFFNSGNSSAGFGNTGDVQVGINNTSVAGFNVGINNVGSGTVGFGNTGIQNIGFGNSGNLNTGIANSGTNSSGGFNKGDEQSGFFGQP
- a CDS encoding PPE family protein; this encodes MGSGNAGISNTGDFNAGGVLGLGGNTGSFNAGNTNTGFGNSGDLNTGLFNAGDVNTGIGSAVDQPGTVSGFGNTGTNVSGFYNTNGGVFGGVSGFQNVDTIGAVTSGFQNMGVGLVGFNNTGSFNTGFGNTGSFSTGMNNSGTFNSGIGHSGNFNSGFSNSGDNDSGGFNQGDFQAGFFGQP
- a CDS encoding NADH-quinone oxidoreductase subunit M gives rise to the protein MVNFNVPWLSVLWLVPLAGSVLIILLRPRWRQLAKWTGLAVSVLTLAVSIVIATGFQPGGERYQFVEKHSWIPAFGAGYTLGVDGIAMVLVLLTTVLVPLLLVAGWNDGGGERTRGVHAYVALTLAIESMVLVSVIALDVLLFYVFFEAMLIPMYFLIGGFGQGPGRSRAAVKFLLYNLFGGLIMLAAVIGLYVVTARHGAGTFDFRDIVAGVQAGRYGTDPTVFKALFGGFMFAFAVKAPLWPFHRWLPDAAVESTPATAVLMMAVMDKVGTFGMLRYCLQLFPDASTYFRPLVVTLAIIGVVYGAIVAIGQTDMMRLIAYTSISHFGFIIAGIFVMTTPGQSGSTLYMLNHGLSTAAVFLIAGFLIARRGSRAIADYGGVQKVAPVLAGTFMVAAMATLSLPGLAPFISEFLVLLGTFNRYWLAAAFGVSALVLSAIYMLWLYQRVMTGPVAKGNERIGDLVGREMVVVAPLIALLLVLGLYPKPVLDLINPAVEHTMTTIGQHDPAPRVPLGAGAPRTAEGPRP